TGGCAGAGATGTACAAGAGGACAAAGGGCCCTCCCGGGAACCCCACAATCTCCTCGGTGTGGGTGCTCGGTGGATCAGTTATTATGGCACATTTAGCCTAAATACATACTTGCaaattttcttcagttccttcattttCTGAGCATTCAGTTGGGATTCTCCTGAAGTTGTGAGCTCCTCTATCAACTGTGAAAGTTTCTGATCCATATCTAGAAACAAGGGACGCGGAGATGCCGGATTAACATCAATACTTCATAGTCTTGGTTTTAGCAACGAAGTTTATGGGGTAAAATGGCAAAGTTCCTAGGGTGTCTCTGTGGGGTGTCTCCCAGGCGAAGAAGGCTAGCTACCACATTCCCATCACTGAAGGCCATCAAGCCCTCTGATGATAATTAGCTAAGGTTTTAAAGATGAGACTAACTCCAGCAGTCTTAGGTCAGCTGTGTGGGTGACGTTGCCGCGGTTAAGGGGAAATGTCACAAAATTTTACTCCAACTAGCCGCACAGGATACTCGCTCTCTGCAAGCGACAGTCTCTAGATAACTGCGGAGGCGACCGATCCGACCCTGCGGGCCGAGAATCTGACTGGCCACGACCCTTCAGCCCGCCGCAATCGCTGCCTGACCCTCCGCTTCAGAAGACAGTACCAGCGTTCTGCTGTTCCGGTGACACGGACCACCGGATGCAGCCTCTTGTCTCACCCACCCCTTCCGGTGTAGGCTGCGCTCTGTCACAGGCCCCAGGGAGCGGCGGGCACAAACTCCAGAAGACCCGCGGCGCAGGAGCGGAAGTTACCGCGGCGCGCCCGCTCTGGTCCTTTCAGATTAGGCCACCACCAGTCTCCCGCATTTGCCCGGGTGGCTCCACGGCGCAGGCGCGAGGACGCGGCAACGCGGTGACGCAGCGCGCTATCAGGGGGCGGGGCAGTTCAAGAAGAACTAAGCGCGAGAAAAAGGAGGCGGGAGGGCCCAGCAAGTTCTTAAAGGGGAGGTGGCTTtggggtcaggaatttgaaactGAGGTGCAGAAAGAAGTTTTGATCTGGGGATCAGTTCCTTGGCCACCAGGAGGCTCGCGGCCTATGTACAAACCCTGTCTATCTCTAAGAAAGCTCAGAAGGGAGTCTGGGCGCAAGTCCGGTTGGGAGGAGTCGGCCTGCCTCCCTGACCCGGTCAGCTGTCCACCCCGAGGACAGACCATCGTGGGAAGCAGTTCAGTCAGTCTCAACGTAGGATGATTGTAAAAGATTTGGCGGCCCACGGCTAGAGCTGCTTGCTCCCTTCCCTACAGTTTCACAGTGTTCAGGATTCTGGCCTTGCCGACCTCACACTGCTTCAACCCAGCGGTCAACTCTTGGACGCACAGACCCGGGCACTGCCACCTTAGCCATCTCACAACTTGCTCCGCCTTTCCACTATCAGCTCCTGCTTCGCTTTGCAAAGGAGAGGCACACACTGGTCTCCCAGTGTACCACGTCTTGGGCCGCAGTTCTCCACCCACAGAGCGGGCATTCAGCCGGTTTGTGTGTCCTGCAGTATGGTCTTGATTTTCTGGACCAGTTGTTAAAAGCTGCCCTACCCACTTACCCACCCTTCCTTGAATCCGGGCCAGAGAACAAAGTCAACTGAACTTTTCCCCTCCTCATTTGTGTTCAATATGTGAGGATCTGACAGCCCAACTTTTGAATTTGTTTGGAATCTGAGCTCTTCCCACCACCTCGTGGCCAGGTCCTAGGTCCCGTACACTCGTGGGATTATGATTGTGGACTGTACTTTCCcattttacatgcacacacaaagataagCCACAGAGTTGCTCCCACCTcccaaaaaatttaaagaaaatgaaatatctttaagatatttttattacattttttattggggGGTGTTAGAAGGTGGAACCTCCCTCGTGTGATCAGGACAATTTCTGAGAGCGGGTTCTCTCCACCATTGTGGTTCCGCTACTCGAACTGAAGTTGCTAAGCTTAGCAGCAGATTCCTTTCCCAGCTGAGTGATCTCAGCGgttctaaaatgtcttttaaagaagtaaaaggTTTTTGTCAAGCCAGccttgtgtatacatgtgcagcAAGGCATCCTTCAAAGGCTAAGCTTGCTGCAAACGTCAGCAAGCTCCTGTGTGCCAGCATGTCAAGGGAGTCCTGTGAAGAAAGGGAATGATAGCAGACGCAGATTCTGAGCAACTGAAGAACTACAAACGATAAAGCTGACGAAATGGTTTcggttttcttttataagctatGGTTCAATAGATTTTGAAGTTTAATAGTGAAGAAAAGATTATGATAACTACTCAAGTGATAGGGAGGGGGAAATGGTAGTATACGTCCTGAGAATTGTATTCTTAGATAAATCATTGTGCTACTTGAAGGTATATCATGATAAACAGTCACATAGTATATAATGTCCTTTTAGTTGATGACCAAATTCAACACGTAAGGACACATCAGATGTTTAAGTACATGCTATGGTCACGTAACAATGTAACTGCCTAGTGACCCATTTCTCAGAATATACCACTACCATCAAGAGAACCTCTAAAGTAACAAAGTGAAGTGAGAATGGCTTACTGACTTCCTGACGGAGCATGGGTGAGGCCCTAGATTTGATCCAACAGAAAAGTGGGACGTCTCTTGTAAGACTGCAAAGGCAGGCCAGGTGCCgtggcacacatctttgatcccggcattcaggaggcagaggcaggtggattgctgtgagattgaggccagtGAGTTCTGGCCTGTCCCttccagagaaagcctgtcttacCCCCTTCCCCATgtgattaatttaaaataaacaaaatggataCAGGTAAAACAAGAACTAAGAACAGATGAGACAAATCAGAAACAAGTAGCAGATAACAGACTTAAGTCTAAAAAGAATTATATGTCAAAGACAGATCTGGTGGCACAGGgctttaataccagcacctgCCTTTTAAGTCTCATAAccagaagcaggggcaggtggagtccagcctggtctacatagttaagttccaggaaagctaCAGCTATTtgggcggtgggggtgggggactgtttcaataacaaaacaaagggaaaaaccTGTATGAGGGGGCTTCCCCAGCCCCTAGGCCAACAGTTCATAAGGAGGTAGTCTGCCCCTGGCACTGAGATTTTCTTTCAATACCCTGTTTGTTCTCAGGCCTAATCTTTTTCTCGCTGACACAACCTTTAATGTCTTTAAATGCTGcttttgctgttcttccagatgctTTGCCAGACTTGAAAGACACTTCGAGACTAGCATTAAATAACAGGGCCTTTATATAGAGGGTGGGCATGATCTCTGAAGTTTCACTGCCTTTCACTCAAAGCAAGTGAGAATTGGTCTTGGGACTATAAGGAAACTAAACAAGCCAGCAAGGTCTATGATGATGATATCCCATCACCGACATCAGTTATTCTGTCAAAAGGGCGACGGTGGGCACAGCACCCCTGACTGGAGGCACCATTTGCTCTATCCCTCCATGATCCATCTAGCCTCCTCAACCACACTTTCAAGTTCAAAAGGCATGGGGGAGAGGGatggctggagagacggctcagcgccTAAGTgcacttgcttctcttttttttttttttttcttttcttttggggctggggatcaacccaggaccttgtgcttcctaggcaagtgctctaccactgagccaaatccccaacccccacttgcTTCTCTAGCAGAGAACCTCGGTTCAATTCAAACCCAACACTCATATGGGAATTGTAGCTCACAagtggaactccagttccaagggatctgatcccctttcctggcctctttgggcactgcaGGCATGTagtacacatatatctatatccacatatatagggaaacagtcatacacacaatTTTCTAAAGAGGTCTTGGGCTGACACAGTGTAATCTATCCATTTTAATAGACTTCAATTTACCCCAACATCTCTCAAGCAGGATTCTCCaatggttgtgtgtgtgatgtattccAGCAGTACATGCCttcctgtttttaatttctaaatattttatgtatttttaacatGCAAGTATGTGCACCATGCATATGCCTGGTGCTGTAGGTTAGAAGGCACTGAACTCCCAGGAACTCATAGATGGCGTCAAAGATGGTTATAGGccaccctgagtgctgggaaccaagcgtCGGTGCTCATCACTGACCCTTGTTCCTGGTGCTTTTGGGTGTAGAGTTGGCCCCACTATCCACTAAAGCCCAGTTCTGCTACTTAGCAGGGACCATGTAATTCAATGTGGGACCCTGGATCACCCTGTAAAATTCTCATCTGCAGGCAACACTGACCACCACACTATGGGTGCAGCTGAGATTTCCATCTTGAGAGCTCCCACCTCCACAGTCTAGTAGTAACACACTGGAAGAATGAAATCCAGTTATCCTCTAACCTccaatgagtacacacacacatctgtgctgGTCTGAGAATGGCCGTCATAGGCACGTTTGAATGCTTGGTGGAACTTTTCAAGGATTAGGTGTGAACTTCTTGGAAAaggtgtgtgtcttagttaggttttactgctgtgaacagacaccatgacttaggcaactcctataaggacaacatttaattggagctggcttacaggttcagaggatcagtccattttcatcaagacaggagcttggcagcatccaggcagacatggtgctggagaagctaagagttctacatcctcatctgaaggctgctagtggaagactggcttccaggttgCTAGGACTAGGGTGTAAAAGCCTATGACCatagtgacacatctactccaacaaggacatgcctactaatagtaccactccctgggccaagcatattcaaactatgacagtgtgtcactaggggtgagcCTTGTCTTAAAAGCCTGTAGCATCCCTAGTTCACTCTCTGTCTGCCTCATGGTTACCTCAAGATGTAACCTCATAGGCAGGAATTGCTCCAGCACAGCTGCCTGCTGCTACACCTTCCACCCTTCTTCTGTAGGTGCCTCCACTGGAATTTTATGGCAATGAGAAAgtaaccaaggggttggggatttagctcagtggtagagcgcttgcctagcaagagcaaggccctagcaaggccctgggttcggtccccagctccgaaaaaaaaaaaaaaaaaaaagaagaaagtaaccaAGACTAAAATCTTTCAAGTCAGTATCACAGTTTTGTCCTATTATCTACTTCCTGCTAACCAGAAGCTAGCATAAAAGATGTCAACTGCATGTCCTTTCCCGTGTGTCATTCCTCCCTCATGCAGGCAGGATCTCTCGAGGGAGAAAGCTCAGCTTCACCTGTGTCTTCTCACCCAAAGTGGAACCTACAGCTGCCACTACGGCAGAGGGACATGTCATCATATAACACATAGAAAGCCAAAGCCAAGGCACCAGCAGACCAGAGAGAAAGGATGGATTCCATTTAAGTCCAGCTTcatgaaccagtgagtttatgtGGATTTACAGGAACATAAAGTCAGCTTCAGTACCAAGAAGTTCCCCATGtagcttgttgtttgtttttcaagacagggtttctctgtgtagttcttgctgtcttggaactccgGGATTAAAGGTATAAGCTCCCTGTGTGGCTTATAAGTAGCTGTGACTCCCCCACTCCCTTATCTGTTTACCTTGTAGAGCCTTGCTGAAGGGAGAAGCCTCCAGAATCTTCTTTCCCTAAGAGAATGTTAACATGCTTAATCACATGAACGTCAGGTCTGGTGATTTCATAAGTCAAACTCAACCCAAAGGACAGCCACActgaaaaggtaaataaataaagtgctgGAGTCATTCTGCTGCAACCTCACTGGTACTGTGGGCAGAAGGGGAAGACCCCAGACAGGGTGTGGCTCCAGAATGATAGAGGTGTCAACTGATTCTAGGCCACAGAGACCCCAAAATATGGCATAAGGTGCTCCAGAGAGCACTGGGAAGCATTGGGTACTTCCACCAACTTGAACTGGGTGCATGTGTTTGTCCACACTGGCAGAACTAGGTGATGAGGTCAATGCAGCTGCCACAGAGGGAGAATCAGAACTACGGAGTTAAGGAAAGACCTGAGTGGGTGAGGGGAAGGAACACTCAGAACACCTGCTTGGCATTGTGCATGGCTTGAACCCTTGCCTCCAACAGTGGTGTCTAAGATCCCAAGAACAGAGACCAGGACAGCTACCAAGATCCTCTGGTCCTTCAACCAGCCTGCAGTGCCCCGGCTGCAGGTGGGCACTGGCTAGATCAGCAGGGCCAACTGTGACCTAACTTAGGACTCTAGGTATTTATGCCCTCAGTCCTCAGAGAAGCCCTTTGGGGGTCTGCAGGCAATGTTTTGTATACAGGGCCAAAGCAGTGTGCTGAGCGCCCTTCACTGTAGTGACAAACGCAGGTCCAACAGAGGTGCTGTATGGTCTACTGCCTGGCAGGGTTAGCAAAAGACACCCGAGGTCTTACAAACACCTCACACAAAAAAGTGAGAAATAGAAAGCTATTTTATTAACACGCTTTACATTTACAGTTCATTAGCTAATCAACATCAACATGCAAAAATAAGCGCTAGATACAAACCTCTACAATATGGTTTTGTGTGAATTACAATGGTTCATGTCTGGAAAACCCGTCAGTACTTACTTTAGCTGAACTATCAGTTTCCGTAATGAAAAGCATGTACACTCTAGGACTACGGAACCACCTGGCAAGGCCTCTGCAGAAACTCAGTCCAGTGGCTTTCCCGTGAATACATTCTCAAAGCAGGAGATAAGGCGGTGCTGGAAGGTGAGACGCTGAACCTGTGCACAGACACAGCCCCAGACACCCTGGCCACAAGGGCAGAGGCTCGAGTAGCAGCCCAGGTGCATGTGGTGGATGGTGCTTTGGCAGCAGCTAGACAGTGAAGTCAGGAAAGGCCTCGGCACCACGTCACAAGTCACTGCAGCCAACCCGGTACGGCCAGCACCTTGCCCAGGCTGTGACCAACAAGAGTTGGCACAGGACCAGCCTGCTCCTCAAGCTCCCCTGAGTCCCGTCACTAGCAAAAGGAAGGAAACGGAGAGACACAGGGAAATAATCGATGACCCAATTCCTACTTCTGAGATGCTCTGGATTTCCTGGGTGCTCAGGTCACACTGTAGAGAAAGTTTCCTTTGAGAGGTGCAAGAACTTGCAGAGGCATCAGTCGAGTTATGTTACAAAATCCTACCAACCAAACGCTGTTCTCAAGCACAGACTTAGTAAATCTCACTTCCTCTTTTTCTAAGAGTATTTGTCGTTGCTCACTGATCTTTGGTCGCAAGAAACAAATGCCGAGGCAGGCTGGGGTCAGGGGTCAAGGGTCAGGGCAGGAGGGCATGGCTCCCACCCACCACAGCCTCTGGCCAAGGGCGTGCACATGGCAACGCAGGCCTACATGATGTACACTTTCTCAGCTTGGGAGAAGTGGAAGACTTCTTTGGTTCTTGGGCAAACAACTTTATCATCTTGACGAATagaaagcagagactggaaaacaaaaccagagttatgcattaaaatgagaaaatcccATGCAAACTAAGATCTGAATTAAGGTTCATTCCAAAAAATAAGCTACCAGGGAACAAATCATCTAATACTATTTACTCATGAGTGTTTTGCtgcatgtgtgtacgtatgtgtgcctgatgcctgtgaAGTCAGGAGAGGACGTCAGAGCCCTACAAAGCTGGAGACGGTTGTGCACCACcacgcaggtcctctgcaagaccaacaAACGCTCTTAACCGtggggccatctcttcagtctcacGCCATCTAACCTCACAAAGTCACTTCTTGAAGGGATACAGTCAAGAAGCCTGAGGCTGTTCACACGTGGTCCCCTCCTCCATACCCACACCCTGATGCTTTTACCTTCACACAGCTGCCCagccctcccagccctcccagtCCATAGCCCTGATATTCGGGCCCTCACATTGTAGCCATAGACATAGCCATTAGGCAGCATCATGGGTGGGTTGTTCTCGTTCATCACGTCACCAGAGATCTTGCAGACCAGGCGGGAGTTGGCACAGTGAGCCATGGGTAGGGGCTGTGCCAGTTTGTTCAGAGAGCGGCTGCACACAGGGCAGTCGGGGCTCTTGGAGCTGCCATCCTCCTTGTAGCACTGTCTGTACACAGGATTAAGGAAAGGCTGTCCCAACAAGATCAGCAACAAGGCAGGTATGCTGTGACCATTACTGTCTAGCTAGCCACAGGGCATCCTTATGACCATAGGGACAccactgagaaaacaaacagagctAACATCCAAGTTAAAAGAATGCCATAATCATCCAATATCAAtgttcacagagatctgactcAAGACAAGCCATTGGTATTGCTTCCAGTGGCACAACAGCACACTTGTTGGCACCCTCAAACCCAACTCAAATTTCTTCAGAGGGCAGGCGAGTGTAAGACAGAGATGTTCTGGTGGATGCCAGAAGGTGGCAGGCAAGCACATGCTTACTCTCCAGTCCACCAGAGATGGTGAAAAGGATGGTCCTTCAGCCTCATCTTGGAGCCCAGCACAGCAGGCACCAGCTGTGATGCATGCCAGCAAAGTCACTACCTTGTGGGACACTCATACAGAATGGGTTTGGCTACATGGAGCAATCAGGCCAGGCACACAATGGACAGGTTCCGTCAGAGAGGTTCAGCCACACAAGGGAGAGTCGCccttggtggtagtggtgatagtGTCAGACTCACAAGATGTTAGCTCTGAGTTCTGACTATAGGAACCACAAGGGATGGGAGTCAAACATATGGGCAAGGATCAACCACACAAGGGACAAGATCAGCCACACCTAAGTTGAAAATCTACCATGGGGGTTGGGAGAAGGGGTTTGGAGGATTGGGAGGTGTCCATCACAGGAAGGAATAGGTCAGCTATGCACTGTGGAGTCATATAAGGGATGGGTCAGTCACCTTCAGTGCACAGTAGGTCAAATATAAACAAGGAGGGGTCAGCCTTTCTTGTCTTTCCTGCAGAGGGAGGCTGCTTCCTTTCCAGAGCTATGACCATTATGAGTCAAGCTGAGAAGTCAAACTGGCTAGACAGTTCGGACTCTTGGGAAGCCAGTATCAGGTACACAGcaacatttgaaatagaaaagtcACAGAGGACACACAGACCAAAGAAAGACCAAGCTGCTGGGTCCCAGGCCCTCTCAACCTTTACCCTAGAGGATAAGGTAGAGCAAGGAGGATACGGTGTCTTTATTGCTGAGAGCCCAGCCTGCAGGGTGAGGGTGAAGACGGAGCTGTTTCCCAGCTGGTGCAGCCGGTAGTTGTCATATCGAAACTGCTGGATCAGCATTCGCCACCGGGCTGGGTCCAGGAGGTCCTGAAAGACAATGCAGAGGTGCTGGGACCCTCCCCTGGCAGTTACTAGGAGGCCCAGCCAATAAAGATGCCCCAACAGCCATACAAGACACCTGTTGGTTTAATGTTCCAGAATACTCCCTGGTTTGTATCCTGTGGTCTTGAAACAATGAAACAGAATCGCAGAGAATTAAAGCTGAAAGAGAGGTCACTTCTGAGAAGAAATGCTCGACAGACAATAACATGACCTCAGCTCAGAACTATCCCTGGTTAATGTTGTGACTTAGACAGACACAGTATGCacacagacaaaagcaaaagagagaaaggtTCTGCATCTCTAGGGTAACAACTTAACCTCCACCCTCTTTATAAACACGCTGCTCAGCATTGCTTTTATAGAAGCAGTCGATGGACTGCCCAGTTTGAGAAGCTCTAACAGAAGGGACAGCATCAGCCTTCAGGGCTCTTCTCCTGAGGTTCAGCCATCACTTTCCTCTGAAGGAAGCTTCCTCTTCGCCTCCCTCACTAGTGCACTGATTCTTCCCTCCTTAATTTAGTCAAAGTCATTCTTTCAGTTCTCTTTTAGCTCTCTGAACCCTAAATTTCCTGTCTGCCCCTAAGACCAGGGTTTCTGATGTGATCTTGGTCTTTCTCTTTCAGGTCACCAAAACTCTGTCACTGACAGGACTTGACAGGCTAAGCCTGTTACCCTTCTGGCTTTGACCCCATGAGTAGGCTTGTCCTTGTGCTCACTGATGGGACGGCAGGGATAAGTACCACGTACCCATACCTGCTGTAATCTTCCCTGGACCACAAGGCCTTGCATCTGAAAAGTGGTTCATCTTCTAACTCTGACTCAGGCCAACCCAAACCTCCAATGCAGTTAAGATAAATTTAAGGCATTaacttaaaatacaaatttagatATTTCTGACACTCTGACCTGATGATTATTTCAATACAAGAAGTCCCACATATCAAAGTTATATGGGGTTACTAGGGCCCAGTGCAAATCTAGCAGTATTAACTGGATTCTCTGAAGGAAGAACACAGCTCTCCTCTGTTGGCTACTGGAGTTAGGCCAACTATGGATGAGGCTATAGGGTAGATACAAAGGCCCCTGACAGAGACTTAgtctcaaggctcagggaacaaagTGTTTAACTCTATGAGCAAAACCTGTACTTAATGCCTTCTGAGGTCTTGGCGTGGTGAGGCCATATACTGAGCAAAGGTAAACGCTATACACTGCCCACTCGGGGCAGGAACAGATACCCAAACTGGGGCTGAGGTGTGTCCAAAGCTGTGCAATGCAGCCTGACCATCCTCTCCCAGACCCTCTTCCACCAAAGGCCAGAACACAGGGGCCGAATGCAACAGACCTGCACcaaggaaagagaccaggagcaGCCAAAGAAGGGCAAGACCACCATAACCCTTTAGTGCGCTTTAGACCTACAACTCTGGACttagagaaaaagcaagaaggccAGGATGCTGACATGAAAGACTACAGGAAGAGAACACCAAGGAGAGATGGCAGGGTGTGGAGACCCAGAGCCTTCCAGGTTGAAGCCTGACCTCTGCCTCAAACGCCTCACCAGCTAGATTGGAATAAAGTGAGAGAAGCACAGTTGAGTAGAACAAGCTATGAGGTTTGAAGAAATGACAGCAGATGGGTCCCCAGGAGCTGTGCAGCACTCTCTAGCCCACCCGCACACGTCTGAGTCCAAGGGCCAGCAAGCACAGATAACCGGGGCAGACGTTACCTTGTATGGAGAGATGTGCGTGTCTGGGGGGAAGGCCAGCATGCCCATGACCTGGCGGACCTCATCCAGCTGGCCCCCTTCAGCCTGGCTGAAGTGCTTTCTCGCATGTCTAAAAAGTGACATTTTGGCACATTTAGGTTAATATTTCCAACTTTTAAATAACTAACTAAACAATTcaggtcagaaaacaactgtCGAGAGTTATaactttccttccaccatgttaaATTCAGGCTGTCATGCTTGGAGGCCAGTACCTTTATCTGCTGCTGAACCAACTC
The sequence above is a segment of the Rattus rattus isolate New Zealand chromosome 11, Rrattus_CSIRO_v1, whole genome shotgun sequence genome. Coding sequences within it:
- the Maea gene encoding LOW QUALITY PROTEIN: E3 ubiquitin-protein transferase MAEA (The sequence of the model RefSeq protein was modified relative to this genomic sequence to represent the inferred CDS: substituted 3 bases at 3 genomic stop codons), encoding MAVQESAAQLSMTLKVQEYPTLKVPYETLNKRFRAAQKNIDRETSHVTMVVAELEKTLSSCPAVDSVVSLLDGVVEKLSVLKRKAVESIQAEDESAKLCKRRIEHLKEHSSDQPAAASMWKRKRMDRMMVEHLLRCGYYNTAVKLARQSGIETCEKALQPGXRGPAGXGPPGHGHAGLPPRHAHLSIQGPPGPSPVANADPAVSIXQLPAAPAGKQLRLHPHPAGWALSNKDTCYKEDGSSKSPDCPVCSRSLNKLAQPLPMAHCANSRLVCKISGDVMNENNPPMMLPNGYVYGYNSLLSIRQDDKVVCPRTKEVFHFSQAEKVYIM